A segment of the Synechococcus sp. CBW1002 genome:
GAGTCCGTTACAGACCCATCATCGCTACTACGGGTTGCTCCGCCCCTGCCACAGACATCGGTATTGACCCTCATGGTGGTGACCACTTGGGATGTTCCCTTGGCATTCCATGGCAGGTTCTCACGTTCCGCATCAGGGCCTGCGATGAGCTCGTGCCGTCTATACGCCGGCTGCCGTGTGGTCCATAGACAGGCTCTGTCCACACTGATCCAGGAGATTTGGGCCGCCTCCCGTTTTGGCAGCGTCTGAAATAGATATCGGCGCGTCATCAACGGTTCGCTTGCGCTCACCTTCTCGTCGCACACCTGACGGATCCAGTCCGCCGTTTCCCCGTCGCTCACCACCACGTCTTTTGAACGCAGCAGCACGGGGTGGTTTGGTACCAGCCCCTGCAGGCCGATCCCGGGAGGCCACACTCCCATCCCCGATGCAGTTTCATCAGCCTTGGCTTTCACCTGCTGACTCGTGACACACGCCCACGTCCAATCGTGCCGCAATTGAGCTGGCGCCGCTACTGGATGGCAGCAGCGCCGGTGAGCTGATCCCCGAGCTGGTGCGCCACGGCCTGCAGCAGCTGATCGAGCTGGAGGTCGCTGCCGTGCTCGGCGCAGAGCGCCATGAGCGCAGCGAGGAGCGGCTCGGCTACCGCAACGGCTACCGGCCGCGCACCCTGGCCACCCAGGTGGGGGACATCGATCTCCGCATCCCCAAACTGCGCTCCGGCAGCCACCTGCCCTCGATCCTGGAGCCGCGCCGCCGTGTGGACCAGGCCCTCTACGGCGTGGTGATGGAGGCCTATGTCGGCGGCATCTCAACGCGCAAGGTCGACGCCCTGGTGGCCGCCCTGGGAGTCCAGAGCGGCATCTCCAAATCTCAGGTGAGCCGCATCTGCGCTGACATCGACATCCAGGTGCAGGCCTTCCTGAACCGCCCCCTTGAGGCCACCGGCTACGCCTACCTGTACCTCGATGCCACCTATCTCCACGGGCGTCTCGGCAAGGCGATGCAGGTCTGCTCCAGGGCTGTGGTGGTGGCCATGGGCGTCAATGCCGATGGTCGCCGCGAGCTGCTCGGCATCAAGGTGGGCGACAGCGAAACCGAGAGCTTCTGGAGCGAGTTCATTGGCTCGCTCAAGGAGCGCGGCCTCACTGGGGTCAAGCTCGTGATCAGCGACGCGCACGTGGGCCTCACCAAGGCGATCCGGCGGATGCTGCAGGGCAGCTGCTGGCAGCGCTGCAGGGTCCATTTCGCCAGAAACCTGCTCCAACGGGTGCCCAAGGCCCACCAAGGCATGGTCACCGCTGCCTTGCGCTCGGTGTTCGCCCAGGAGAAAACGGACGAAATCGAGGCCCGCTGGGACGATCTGGCCAGCTCACTGGTGGATCGCTTCCCCAAGGCTGCTGAGCTCATGCTGCACGCCCGGGAAGACGTGCTCGCCTTCCGTCACTTCCCGCCTCAACACTGGAAAAAGACTTGGAGCACCAACCTGCTCGAGCGCCTCAATGAGGAGATCAAACGCCGCACTCGGGTGGTTGGCATCTTCCCGAATGACGCCTCGATCACCCGCTTGGTGGGGGCTGTGCTGCTGGAGCAGGACGAGCACTGGCAGCTGGAGGGCCGGCGCATGTTCTCCGCCGAGAGCATGGCCGCCATCCCCTCACTGGCGGAGCTGCCCACGCAGCCTTCCTTGCAAGAAGCAGCGGCCTGAGCCTCAGGCCCCAGGAGATCGCGCCGTAGCGCCCCCACAGGGCGCAGCGGCGGCGATCACCGCCCGGGGGCCGGCACCGCAGACGTCACGACCAAGATTGCAGGTGTAGCCCACAACCGATCGGCAATCCAGACGAAAGACTTGACAAGTCAATCGTCTGGATTCATCGTGAAATAACGAGGTGCACATGCGCCTCGAGAATGACAGCCCGTCATTCACCCCTGTTCTCCCTCAGTCCAGGGCAATCGGGCCTCGGGATTTACACCACGCCAAGGGACGCGGCCGCATGCCAGCTTCCCCTACGTCTACCTCGACGCGACCTACCTTCACGGCCGTCTGGGCCGCAACATGCAGGTGGTCTCCCGGGCGGTGGTGGTGGCGATCGGGATCAATGCCCTCGGCTACCGCGAGGTACTGGGAATCGCCGTGGGCGACAGCGAAGCCGAGGGCTTCTGGCGCCAGTTCCTGGGCTCACTCAAAGAGCGTGGCCTGACTGGCACGCGGCTGGTGATTTCGGATGCCCACCTGGGGCTGACAGCCGCGATCAAGCGCATGTTCCAGGGCAGCAGCTGGCAGCGGTGCCGAGTGCACTTCCTGCGCAACCTCCTGAGTCATGTCCCAAAGGTTGGCCAGGACATGGTGGCGGCGGCGATGAAAGCGGTGTTCGTGATCCAGAAGCCTGAGCAGGCGGGACCTATCAGGGAAGTTGTCCGCTCGGGGTGCTGAGCTGAGCACCGAACTTGAGTGTACTGCGGGTTGAGGTTCAGGGTCGCCGTGGCCGGGGTGTCGTTGTCATCGATGGCTGTCTTTGGTCGGGGTTGGGGCGTCCGGCCCCTGTTCGCGGCTGTGTCCGATGGCGCCCACCGAGGGGCGCCATCGGACAGCCACGGGGGCCTGGATTGTTGAGGGTCAAGTAGCGATAGGTTGCTGCGGACGGGGATGGTTGATGCTCACAACCTGTGGCTGGCTCCAGTCACGGATGTGACGACTCCAGCGCTGCGGATTCTTCTGCCGAGCTTCTTCGTAGGTCTTCTGCCGGATGGCACAGATCCCATCGGCCTGGCCGTAGTGCCGCTGATTGGGCGTCACGTACTTGATGCCGCTGTGCCGGTGCTCAGCGTTGTACCACTCGACAAAGCCATCCACCCAGGCTTTTACCGAGAGCAGTTCCCGGAAGCGCCGTAGCGGATAACTCTGGTGGTACTTCATGGTACGGAACCATGATTCAGCGTAGGCGTTGTCGTTGCTGACGCGCGGCCTGGAGAACGAGAGCGAAACACCCAGCTCCGCCATCTTGGCCGCCAAGGCGAATGAGCGCATGGGGGCGCCATTGTCCGAGTGCAGGACCGCAGCAGTCTCCTTGTTGATTCCTTCATCGCGGCAAACGCGATCAAAGAATGCGCTGGCGAGCACGCTGCATTCGCGCTCATGCACTTCCACTCCAAGGATGCGGCGGCTCCACACATCCATCACCATGTAGAGGTAGTAGAATTGACCCTTGACATGGCCGGGCAACAGGGTGATATCCCAGGCCAGCACTTGGTAAACTCCTGTTGCCTCCAGCACCGGGACTGGTCTTGGCTCGCGGGGAGAGCGGGCCCTGCCACGATGATTCAGCAGGCCTTCCTGCCGCATGATGCGATAGATCGTCGACTCTGAACCCACATACATTCTCTCCTCAGCAAGAATGGCCACGATCTGAGCAGGCGCAAGATCGGCAAAGCGCGGATCATTGACGGAGTCAATCACCCGCTGCCGCTCTTTTGCCGTGAATCTGTGAGCCACTTCACGTGGGGCACCCTTGCGGTGGTCCACACTGAATCCCTGGCCGCTGATATCAAGCCCCCAGCGCCGCAGAGTGCGTGAACAGATGCCGATCAGATCAGCAACAGCCTTGATGGAAGCTCCTGCATTGAGGCCTTCATGGAGAAAGTCCATGGCTTTATTTCTCTGCTCTGACGGAATCAGGACTCCTCTTCTTGCAGCCAAAGCTGATCGAGCTTTTTTGACAGCATCAGCAATGTTGCCGCCTCCGAAAGAGCTTTTTCCTTCTTCTGCAACTCACGTTCAAGGCGCCGGATCTGGCGTGCCTGCTCCTGGTTTTTGCGCTGTAGATCCCTGTGGTCGGTCATGGTCGGCGCGCTGGGGCCATTGGCATCCTCAGCGGCCTGGCGCCATCGGGCAAGCTGTTTGGGGTAGAGGCCCCGCTCACGGCAGTAAGCGCCGAGATCGGGGCCGCTGAGGCCTGCGGCCTGGATCACGGCGGCCAGTTTGTCGGATGCGCCCCACTGCTCCGGCGGCTTGCTGGTGGCCGGCACCAGCTGGCCCTCTTTCTGCCACTGACTGCGCCAGTTGTAGAGGGTCTGGGTAGTGATGCCGGTGGAGCGAGCGATCTCGGCCACGCTCTCTCGGTTGGGCGGGCTCATGCGATTGCGGATCTCAGCCCGCACGGCCTGGTCATAAATCGGTTTCATGGTCCTCGGTTTGGCCCCCTAGTGGATGGGTCAGACCGAGCGGACTTCTTTCCTGACGCAGGGGGAGGTCAGAGCCCACTGGCAGCAGGTCACCGAGATGCTGCGCAAGCAGTTCCCCGGCGCCGTGCCCGTGATGGAAGCCGCCCGGGACGACGTGCTGGCCTTCCTGCACTTCCCCCAGGAGCACTGGCGCAAGATCTGGAGTACCAACCCGCTCGAGCGCCTCAACAAGGAGATCAAACGCCGCACCAACGTGGTCGGCATCTTCCCCAATGACGCCGCGATCGTGCGGTTGGTGGGCAGTCAGCTGCTGGAGCAGCAGGAGGAATGGCAGCTGGAGCGCCGCCGCTTCTTCTCCGAGGCCACCATGGCCAAAATCCCCGAGCTCGAGGAAATGTTGAAGCCCACCGATGGTGATCCGGCCAAGCGGGCGGCAGTAGCCATGAGCTGAAACGCACCAACTCCTTCCTCGATCTACACGAATCCCCTCGATCGCTGAGTTGCACATTCAGCGATCAGGGTTCATAGTGGAACGATGGAGCTGCGCAATCAGCTCCCAAGCAGTCATCCCCTGACTGCTCCTGATCACCCTCCTGAAAGGGTCACAGGACCTCCTGAGTTACACCACTCGCAGGGGCGCTACCCTGAGCGTGCCCCAATTCTTACCTTCTGGCCAGTCTGCCGGTTTGATCAGGCTATCGAGCGAGAGCTGATCGCCGTCGTCCTTACCATCCCCACTTGAATCGTCATCGTCATGGGACTGAGAAGCAGCAGCCTCAATCAACATCTCCTTGCCTCGCTGAACCACAAGCTCATTGATGTGCCTCAGGCCTTCATCTGAGAACCGCTTGCGGAAATGAACCATCATTGATGGATCAAATGGCACCTTGCTGGAGTAACCGGAAAATCCAAGGAAGAACTGCATGTAGGGACTCCTGAAAAAGATTCTCGGCCCATCGGCGCCGGATTCGTCCGTTTGCTTCGCGTTAATCAGGCTGGCAAGCGCGGTGACATCAAGTCGGCCAGATCTCAAAAGCATGGCTTGCAGATGCCCTCAGGCGCTCTGATCGCTGACCAGGCCATAAAAAAGCTGTAGATCCACCCAAAAAGAAGGACAAAAAAGAGGCGCAGCAGCCTCAAGACCTTTTCCGCGCACATCACGACAAAGGCCATCGAGATGGAGGATTCGGCACCAGCTGGTAGACGAGCCATGATCAGATCCAGGGAATACTTGCGCTTTCCAGAGCCAAAGACGCCTTCCACTTCATTGCGTCGAGCTTGATCAGATCGGAGCTGGTGCTTGTGTGCAGTGGTGACATCAGGATCCTTGGGCGGGCGACCCAATCGCTTGCCGGAGAGGCGAATACCGTTCCTCGTGCAGAAATGCCTATTCTTGGCCGTGATATAAATCCGGTCGGCGCAGATTCGCTCTGGGTAAGATCCTGTATCCAGCTTGTATTTTTCCGCCTGAGCGATAAGGTCTTCTCCTTCGTTGTAGGGGTTCCAGCTTATGCGGTGCAAGAACGGAAAGCCGTTTTGAACCGAAACACTGATTTTGGCTCCAAACTCCACCGCAGCACGTGCTTTGCCTCGCACCATTGGGCGGATATGGGTCTGCACAAGATTCACCAGGCGGTCTGGAATGCTGTTGGTCTGAGAGGCGAGCAGAAGGCCCTGTTGCCGCTCCAACTCGCTGCAGGCCAACAACTTCTGCCACCAATGCCTCTTAAGCTCGGAAAGCCTTGCCCCGCAGCCGATCAGAGCATCAATGGCCTTGAGATTCTGCCGCACATAGCCAAGCTGATGTTTAATGGCAGCCTTCACTTTGCGGCGACGTGGTCGTTTTTGCTTCGCCACTCTCAGGAAATGAGCACGAGCAAGGCCACGGTCGTAGCGAGGTCGATGTCTCCTGAATCCCGATGACTGACTGCACAGATCATCAATGACTCGCTCGGTCGTTGTGCGAGCCTCGTTGAGGAGCTTGAGGTCTCTGGGATAGGTGATGTCGGCTGGAGTGCAACTGGCATCAATCGTGAGAGTGCCCCAATTCTTTCCTTCTGGCCAGTCAGCAGGCTTGATCAACGCATCAAGTTCTAGCTGAGCGCCTCCTCCACTGGAATCACGATCATCATGGTCGTCATCGTCTGCTGCCTGAGCAAGTGCTTCCAGAAGGATCTCTTTGCCGCGCTGCACCACCAGCTCGTTGATACGGCGCAGATCCTCGTCAGAAAAACGCTTGCGAAAGTGCACCATCATCGAGGCATCAAACGGTGCCTTAGCTGTGTAGCCCGCAAAGCCGAGAAAGAACTGAATATAGGCGTTCTCTCTGATCTGATGGACTGTCTCTTCGTCGGTGAGCCCTAACTTCTGTTTGATGTAGAGAGCACCAAAGGCCATTCTCACTGATTTGGCTGGAGCGCCAATTGTGGCGCTGAATTGAGGGGCATAGGTTTCTTCCAGCTCATCCCATGGGATCAGCCCCTCCAGTTGAACCCAGCGATTCTCGGGATCAAGTGTGCCGCCAAATGGCAGGTGGAACTCCTTGATTGAGATCTGACCGTTATTGTGCCTCCGGTACATATGGAACGATCAGGAGTAAAGGCAATCACGGATTGCCTGATTCACGGCCACTTTAGCGGTTTCTCATGCTTGAGACCAGCTGCGGCGCAATGGATCTGGATTGTTCAGGAGTCCCCATGTAGGCATTCTCCTGAATCTGGAGAACAGTCTCTTCATCTGTGAGCCCTAAGCGCTGCTTGATGTAGAGCGACCCGAACGCCAGACGCACGGGCTTGGCAGGAGCACCCACAGTTGCACTGAACTGAGGGGCATAAGCCTCCTCAAGCTCTTGCCAGGGGATAAGCTCTGCAAGCAGCACCCAGCGGTTGTCAGGATCAAGTGTGCCGCAAAAAGGCACGTGAAATTCCTTGATTGAAAGCTGACCGTTATGGTGCTTCCGGTACATGTGCGGCCATCGTCAGTGGCGACAATCCGCGATTGCCGCTTTCCCTGCCAGTTTATCGGCTTCCAACCGCTGAGACCAGCTGCGGCGCAGTTGATTTGCCTTTTTCAGGAGTCCCTAAGTGGGGACTCCTGAAAAAGATTGTACCCGTTCAGGAGTCGGGACAGCTCGCAACGAACATCGGGCTTGCTGAACCCTTGACGGTGGCTTGATTCCTGGTTGCATCTCAGTAAGAGACTCCTTGCGATGACCACCCCACCGGCCGGGATTTCAGAAGCCGATTGGGCCGCCACCCCGGTGGGAGTGAAGGCTGGATTTCTTGAGCTGGTCAGTCAGTGCCAGAGGCAGCAACAGGAGATCGAGCAGCTCCGCATCCAGCTCACCGCCCTGGCGACCGAACTGGCCCATCTGCGCGAGCGGATCGGCCGCAGCTCCCGAAATTCTTCCAAGCCTCCCTCCAGTGATGGCCAGGGGTTTAAGCCGCCCGAACGACGCAAGGGCAGTGGCCGCAAGCGCGGCGGCCAGCCGGGCCATCCCGGATCTGGGCCGGAGCTGCTGCCGATCGAGCGGGTGGATGAGGTGGTCGAGCACCACCCCCAGGCCTGCCGCCGCTGCGGCACGTTGCTACAGGGTCAGGATCCCGAGCCCTTGAGGCACCAGGTGATCGAGATTCCACCGATCACGCCTCTGGTGATCGAGCACCGGCTGCACCGCCTGGTCTGCCCCTGCTGTTCCACCAGCACCTGTGCCTCGTTACCGGCGGAGGTGGAAGTAAGCCATTACGGTCCCCGGCTCAGTGCTCTGGTGGGTCTGCTGGGTAGTGCCTTCCCGTTGAGTTTCAGCAAGACCCAGGCGCTGCTGGATCAGCTGCTGGGGGTACAGATCAGCCGGGGAGCGATGGCCACTATCCGCCAGCGCTTGAGTGCAGCACTGGAGCAGCCCATGCAGGAGGCCCTTGCGTTTGCCCGTCAGCAGTCGGTGGTCTATGTCGATGAAACCGGTGCCCCCACCGGTAATGCCGATGGGGGCAACCCCGATGGCCGGCGCGGCTGGGAGTGGGTCATGGTGACCGCCATGGGGGTGACAGTGTTCTTGCAGAGCCTGAGCCGCTCGGCTGCCGCCGCGATCGACCTGCTCGGGAATGCCTTTGGCGGAATTGTGGTGAGCGATCGCTTCTCCGCCTACAACCATCTCCCGCTGGAGCAGCGCCAGCTGTGCTGGGCGCACGTGATCCGCGATCTCACTGCCATCGCTGACCGTCAGGGCGCCAGCGGTGAGATTGGAGCGGAGCTGCTGGGCCTGCAGCAGCAGCTGTTTGCCCAGTGGCACCGCTACAAAGACGGAACGATCGACTGGTCCACGTTGCAGCAGGGCTGTCGGCCGATCCGCCAGGCGTTTGTGGGCACGCTGCAGCGGGTTGTGGAGCTGGGCTGCCAGCGCGGCGAGCGAACGCCGTGGGCCAAGACGGTGCGTACCTGCCATCAGTTGCTGCAAGTGAGCGATGGCCTCTGGACCTTCCTGGAGATTGAAGGGATCGAGCCCACCAACAACGCAGCCGAGCGTGCCCTGCGCCATTCGGTGATTCAGCGCAAGATCAGCCATGGCGTCCAATCCCGCCAGGGTGCAATCTGCCGCAGCAGGTTGCTCACGGTCACTGAGGTGGTCTGGCTTTTCTGGACAGGTCCCATCGTTAACCTCTGAGGCGGGGCACCGCCCCTGAAAGGGGCTCCCACCGATGAGCAAGCGCCGTACCCACAGCCCCGAGTTCAAGGCCAGGGTCGCCATGGAGGCGATCAGTGGCCTCTAGGAGTTTGCGGAAAAACCGCCTGAGAAGCAGCGTTTTTCCCTCCTGAGAGCTGGTGCAGCTCATTTCGGTCTGGTTTTCAGAGTTTCAGCGGCTCAGAGCTCCCCTTTTGGTGTGTTTTGCCCCTTTGGGGCTCCCTGATCACTGCCGTCTGGGCACACTTCTGGGCAACCACCTGTTCACGCCGCCGCCATCGCCGGTTTGAGCAGGTTGCCCAGGCGGATCAGGTTGTAGGCGATCACATTCAGGCCGAACACCGCACTCACCTTCTCGGTGCCGCGCAGCTTGAACTGGCGCAGACCTCCCCACTGTTTGATCCAGCCAAACACCTTCTCGATGCCGCGGCGGGCATGGATCGACTTGGCGTAGCCCACGTGGCGGGTGGTGCGGCCATCGATGGCGGAACCACCAGATCGGGCGGTGTTCTGCACCACGTGCGGCGTCACGCCGATGCGGCGCATCTCGGCGACAAAGCCCCTGGTGTCGTAGTGCTTGTCGGCACCGATGGTTTTCTGGTGGGCACCGGGACGATCCGCGGCCATGGCTTTGGCGGCATCCCGCTCCCCGGTGCCCGTGGCTTGCGTGACCTTGCAATCGACGATCAGGGCATGGCGGTTGTCCATGAGCACATGACCCCGGTAGCTCGGTTGAGCCGGGTGGGCGTTGGATTTCCGGGCCAGCAAGGCGTCGGGATCACTGCCGGAGCGGTGGGTCTTGTTGCTGAGCTTGATGCCTCGGAAATCCCCTTTCGCTCGCTTCTTGCCGGGCTTTGGAGCGCCAAAACCCTCGCCAGGGCCTGACGGCGGTGGCGGCGGATCGTCCTGCCCATCGATCCGCTCCAGTGAGGCATGGGAGGCCCAGGCCTGCAGCAAGGTGCCATCGACGGAGAAGTGCTCGTCACTGAGCAGCGGCTTGACCTCCGGAGCACCCATCAGCTTCTCCAGGAACTTCCCCATCACCTGCTCGTTCAGCAGCCGCTCCCGGTTTTTTGTGAATGTGGTGGGATGCCAGATCGGATCATCTGGGCTCAGCCCCACAAACCAGCGGAACAGCAGGTTGTAGTGGAGCTGCTCGAGCAGCAACCGCTCCGAGCGGATGCCGTAGAACGCCTGCAGCAACGAGGCCAGCAGCAGTTGCTCCGGCGGCACTGATGGCCGGCCTTCTGCGGCGTACAGATCACAGAAGGTGGGATTGAGGCGATCGAGGGCCTGATCGGCCAGCTTGCGGATCCGCCGCAGCGGATGGCCGGCCGGGATCCGATCCTCAATCGACACGTAGGAGAACAGGGAGCCGCTGCGCTCCCGTTGACCTCGCATCTGGGCTGGACAGCTGGCCCATTCTCGCAGAGATGGCCGGGTTTTTCAGCAAACTCATAAAAGGCACCCACCTCAAATGCAATGGCTGATCCTTGGGTGGCAGCGAGCTTCTCACGAATCAAACCCAATCCAAATCGCCGCTTCCCCTGTCCGATTTTGCCTTCTACCGCGTTACGTTGCCGTTGATCATCAAGACACTGTCTCTTCTCTTCTGCCACAAGCTTAGGATCGCTCTTGGGCCGACCAAGGCGAGGTCCACTCAGGCGAATCCCATGACGCTGACAGAAAGCGCGGTTCGCTCGAGTCCGATAGATCTGATCGGCACAGATCACTTCTGGATAATGACCATGACGACGGCGATAGGCTCTTGCTTGAGCCTTTAGATCTTCTCCTTCATTGTAGGGATCGTAGCTCAGG
Coding sequences within it:
- a CDS encoding IS5 family transposase, with the protein product MRGQRERSGSLFSYVSIEDRIPAGHPLRRIRKLADQALDRLNPTFCDLYAAEGRPSVPPEQLLLASLLQAFYGIRSERLLLEQLHYNLLFRWFVGLSPDDPIWHPTTFTKNRERLLNEQVMGKFLEKLMGAPEVKPLLSDEHFSVDGTLLQAWASHASLERIDGQDDPPPPPSGPGEGFGAPKPGKKRAKGDFRGIKLSNKTHRSGSDPDALLARKSNAHPAQPSYRGHVLMDNRHALIVDCKVTQATGTGERDAAKAMAADRPGAHQKTIGADKHYDTRGFVAEMRRIGVTPHVVQNTARSGGSAIDGRTTRHVGYAKSIHARRGIEKVFGWIKQWGGLRQFKLRGTEKVSAVFGLNVIAYNLIRLGNLLKPAMAAA
- a CDS encoding IS5 family transposase yields the protein MYRRHNNGQISIKEFHLPFGGTLDPENRWVQLEGLIPWDELEETYAPQFSATIGAPAKSVRMAFGALYIKQKLGLTDEETVHQIRENAYIQFFLGFAGYTAKAPFDASMMVHFRKRFSDEDLRRINELVVQRGKEILLEALAQAADDDDHDDRDSSGGGAQLELDALIKPADWPEGKNWGTLTIDASCTPADITYPRDLKLLNEARTTTERVIDDLCSQSSGFRRHRPRYDRGLARAHFLRVAKQKRPRRRKVKAAIKHQLGYVRQNLKAIDALIGCGARLSELKRHWWQKLLACSELERQQGLLLASQTNSIPDRLVNLVQTHIRPMVRGKARAAVEFGAKISVSVQNGFPFLHRISWNPYNEGEDLIAQAEKYKLDTGSYPERICADRIYITAKNRHFCTRNGIRLSGKRLGRPPKDPDVTTAHKHQLRSDQARRNEVEGVFGSGKRKYSLDLIMARLPAGAESSISMAFVVMCAEKVLRLLRLFFVLLFGWIYSFFMAWSAIRAPEGICKPCF
- a CDS encoding IS66 family transposase; translated protein: MTTPPAGISEADWAATPVGVKAGFLELVSQCQRQQQEIEQLRIQLTALATELAHLRERIGRSSRNSSKPPSSDGQGFKPPERRKGSGRKRGGQPGHPGSGPELLPIERVDEVVEHHPQACRRCGTLLQGQDPEPLRHQVIEIPPITPLVIEHRLHRLVCPCCSTSTCASLPAEVEVSHYGPRLSALVGLLGSAFPLSFSKTQALLDQLLGVQISRGAMATIRQRLSAALEQPMQEALAFARQQSVVYVDETGAPTGNADGGNPDGRRGWEWVMVTAMGVTVFLQSLSRSAAAAIDLLGNAFGGIVVSDRFSAYNHLPLEQRQLCWAHVIRDLTAIADRQGASGEIGAELLGLQQQLFAQWHRYKDGTIDWSTLQQGCRPIRQAFVGTLQRVVELGCQRGERTPWAKTVRTCHQLLQVSDGLWTFLEIEGIEPTNNAAERALRHSVIQRKISHGVQSRQGAICRSRLLTVTEVVWLFWTGPIVNL
- a CDS encoding transposase codes for the protein MLLRSGRLDVTALASLINAKQTDESGADGPRIFFRSPYMQFFLGFSGYSSKVPFDPSMMVHFRKRFSDEGLRHINELVVQRGKEMLIEAAASQSHDDDDSSGDGKDDGDQLSLDSLIKPADWPEGKNWGTLRVAPLRVV
- a CDS encoding transposase, which codes for MLRKQFPGAVPVMEAARDDVLAFLHFPQEHWRKIWSTNPLERLNKEIKRRTNVVGIFPNDAAIVRLVGSQLLEQQEEWQLERRRFFSEATMAKIPELEEMLKPTDGDPAKRAAVAMS
- a CDS encoding transposase; this translates as MKPIYDQAVRAEIRNRMSPPNRESVAEIARSTGITTQTLYNWRSQWQKEGQLVPATSKPPEQWGASDKLAAVIQAAGLSGPDLGAYCRERGLYPKQLARWRQAAEDANGPSAPTMTDHRDLQRKNQEQARQIRRLERELQKKEKALSEAATLLMLSKKLDQLWLQEEES
- a CDS encoding IS256 family transposase translates to MELAPLLDGSSAGELIPELVRHGLQQLIELEVAAVLGAERHERSEERLGYRNGYRPRTLATQVGDIDLRIPKLRSGSHLPSILEPRRRVDQALYGVVMEAYVGGISTRKVDALVAALGVQSGISKSQVSRICADIDIQVQAFLNRPLEATGYAYLYLDATYLHGRLGKAMQVCSRAVVVAMGVNADGRRELLGIKVGDSETESFWSEFIGSLKERGLTGVKLVISDAHVGLTKAIRRMLQGSCWQRCRVHFARNLLQRVPKAHQGMVTAALRSVFAQEKTDEIEARWDDLASSLVDRFPKAAELMLHAREDVLAFRHFPPQHWKKTWSTNLLERLNEEIKRRTRVVGIFPNDASITRLVGAVLLEQDEHWQLEGRRMFSAESMAAIPSLAELPTQPSLQEAAA
- a CDS encoding IS3 family transposase — translated: MAARRGVLIPSEQRNKAMDFLHEGLNAGASIKAVADLIGICSRTLRRWGLDISGQGFSVDHRKGAPREVAHRFTAKERQRVIDSVNDPRFADLAPAQIVAILAEERMYVGSESTIYRIMRQEGLLNHRGRARSPREPRPVPVLEATGVYQVLAWDITLLPGHVKGQFYYLYMVMDVWSRRILGVEVHERECSVLASAFFDRVCRDEGINKETAAVLHSDNGAPMRSFALAAKMAELGVSLSFSRPRVSNDNAYAESWFRTMKYHQSYPLRRFRELLSVKAWVDGFVEWYNAEHRHSGIKYVTPNQRHYGQADGICAIRQKTYEEARQKNPQRWSRHIRDWSQPQVVSINHPRPQQPIAT